A single region of the Granulicella aggregans genome encodes:
- a CDS encoding glycoside hydrolase family 5 protein, producing the protein MKKFLGVLVCALIVMTGASCIEAQSLGSGSGSGIAFFRAAHLKRGINLSMWYAQDWDYSAKHLEEYTTADDFRLVKSLGFDHARLSINPEPLMAGGKPDALDPEAIARLDKTVADITATGLIVILDIHPEMPFMDALGKGDASVANLLTFWKTFASHYAGTDPSKVYFEVLNEPHFDDAYRWAGIQASVIPAIRTIASRHTIIATGAKWGGVEGLKLLEPVRDDNVIYSFHDYDPMTFTHQGANWVGESLKPLRKVPYPSTEENVAPLLGLESTEQGKKDLAWYGKQHWDSKKVDEEIATMAEWGAKHHVPVWCGEFGVYRTYSDPAARDAWLHDMRVAFEAHHIGWSMWDYQGGFAIVTKANGKTTVDKGVADALGLHGQ; encoded by the coding sequence ATGAAGAAGTTTCTGGGAGTGCTGGTTTGCGCGCTGATAGTGATGACCGGAGCCAGTTGCATTGAGGCGCAGAGTCTGGGCTCCGGTTCAGGCAGTGGAATTGCATTCTTCCGGGCAGCGCATCTGAAGCGCGGCATCAACCTGAGCATGTGGTATGCGCAGGATTGGGACTACTCTGCCAAGCACCTGGAGGAGTACACGACAGCGGACGACTTCCGACTGGTGAAGTCGCTGGGCTTCGATCACGCCCGGCTCAGCATCAATCCCGAACCCCTGATGGCCGGAGGCAAGCCCGATGCGCTGGACCCCGAAGCGATTGCGCGGCTCGATAAGACGGTCGCCGACATTACCGCGACGGGGCTCATCGTCATCCTCGATATTCACCCCGAGATGCCGTTCATGGACGCGCTCGGCAAAGGCGATGCGTCCGTTGCCAATCTCCTCACGTTCTGGAAGACCTTTGCATCGCACTACGCCGGCACCGATCCGAGCAAGGTCTACTTCGAAGTGCTCAACGAGCCGCACTTCGACGATGCCTACCGCTGGGCAGGTATCCAGGCGAGCGTTATCCCGGCCATCCGGACCATCGCGTCGAGGCACACCATCATCGCAACCGGAGCGAAGTGGGGCGGTGTCGAGGGGTTGAAGCTGCTGGAGCCTGTTCGCGACGACAACGTGATCTATAGCTTCCATGACTACGATCCGATGACTTTCACCCACCAGGGCGCGAACTGGGTGGGTGAGTCTCTGAAGCCGCTGCGCAAGGTGCCGTATCCTTCGACTGAGGAGAACGTTGCGCCGTTGCTCGGTCTTGAATCGACGGAGCAGGGCAAGAAGGACCTTGCCTGGTACGGCAAGCAGCACTGGGACTCAAAGAAGGTCGACGAAGAGATTGCCACCATGGCGGAGTGGGGAGCGAAGCACCATGTTCCTGTGTGGTGTGGCGAGTTTGGCGTGTACAGGACGTACTCCGATCCGGCGGCGCGGGACGCGTGGTTGCACGATATGCGAGTTGCGTTCGAGGCGCATCACATTGGCTGGTCTATGTGGGACTACCAGGGTGGCTTCGCGATCGTGACCAAGGCCAACGGAAAGACCACGGTTGATAAGGGTGTCGCTGACGCGCTTGGACTGCACGGGCAGTAA
- a CDS encoding histidine phosphatase family protein, whose product MAEVWLIRHGETEWSLSGAHTSRTDISLTDHGRVRAEELKAYLKGKKFAAVFTSPMQRARETCKIAGYGDVAVIDEGLREWDYGIFEGKTTKEIRVDHPNWSVWKDEIVDGEPVEHVGERADGVIARSLAAAGADGQVALFAHAHILRILAARWIGLPATGGSLLALGTGSLSVLGFERETHVIKSWNREFEE is encoded by the coding sequence ATGGCTGAGGTTTGGTTGATTCGACACGGTGAAACGGAGTGGAGTCTGAGTGGAGCGCACACCAGCCGCACGGATATCTCCCTGACCGACCATGGGCGGGTGCGGGCGGAGGAGCTGAAGGCGTACCTGAAGGGAAAGAAGTTTGCCGCTGTGTTTACCAGCCCGATGCAGCGGGCGCGAGAGACGTGCAAGATCGCCGGATACGGCGACGTTGCTGTGATCGACGAAGGCCTGCGCGAGTGGGACTACGGCATCTTTGAGGGCAAGACGACGAAGGAGATCCGCGTCGATCATCCCAACTGGTCGGTGTGGAAGGACGAGATTGTCGATGGCGAACCGGTGGAGCATGTGGGCGAGCGTGCGGATGGTGTGATTGCGCGGTCGTTGGCCGCGGCTGGCGCTGATGGGCAGGTTGCGCTTTTCGCGCACGCGCATATTCTGCGGATTCTGGCGGCCCGGTGGATTGGTCTTCCGGCGACCGGCGGAAGTTTGCTGGCTCTAGGGACGGGATCGTTGAGCGTGCTGGGATTTGAACGCGAGACACATGTGATCAAGAGCTGGAATCGCGAGTTCGAAGAGTAA
- the uvrB gene encoding excinuclease ABC subunit UvrB, whose protein sequence is MDFQLTTSYKPQGDQPRAIAELVSGINAGEKDQVLLGVTGSGKTFTMAKIIEELQRPALILAHNKTLAAQLYHEFKTFFPNNAVEYFVSYYDYYQPEAYIPSGDLFIEKEATINEELDKLRLSATRSLFERRDAIIVSSVSCIYGLGSPEAYYGMLLLLEKGQKIKREDITRRLVEILYDRNDVDFRRGTFRVRGDIIEVYPTYDENAYRIELFGDEIDSLSQIDPLFGTVKQKYSRLPIYPKSHYVVQPERKKAASDSILAELFEWEAQLEKEGRLVESQRIHQRTRFDLEMIKSVGYCHGIENYSRHFSGRLPGEPPPTLLDYFPRDFLLFIDESHVTVPQLHGMWHGDRSRKQNLVDYGFRLPSAMDNRPLKFEEFEGRTGQIIYVSATPGPYELTKAAGVVVEQIIRPTGLVDPPVEIRPVKGQIDDLLAEIRDRVSKDQRVLVTTLTKRMSEDLANYYTEVGVRCRYMHSEIETLERIKLLRDLRKGEYDVLIGINLLREGLDLPEVSLVAILDADKEGFLRSQGSLIQTIGRAARHLEGRAILYADKMTDSMQRAINETDRRREKQVAYNEENGITPMSVIRPLEMGLAGILKADYADLTDEAEGMPDFATQQELDTYIGKLESDMREAAKKFEFEKAAKLRDTVKELRTKEFLFS, encoded by the coding sequence ATGGACTTCCAGCTCACAACATCGTACAAGCCCCAGGGAGATCAGCCCCGCGCCATCGCCGAACTCGTCTCCGGAATCAACGCCGGCGAGAAGGACCAGGTGCTGCTCGGCGTCACCGGCTCCGGCAAGACCTTTACGATGGCCAAGATTATTGAAGAGCTACAACGCCCGGCCCTCATTCTTGCACATAACAAGACCCTCGCCGCGCAGCTTTACCACGAATTCAAAACCTTTTTCCCGAACAACGCGGTCGAGTACTTCGTCTCCTACTACGACTACTACCAGCCCGAGGCCTACATTCCCTCCGGCGACCTCTTCATCGAAAAAGAAGCCACCATCAACGAGGAGCTCGACAAGCTCCGCCTCTCCGCCACGCGCTCGCTCTTCGAACGCCGCGACGCCATCATCGTCAGCTCGGTCTCCTGCATCTACGGCCTAGGCTCGCCAGAGGCCTACTACGGCATGTTGCTGCTGCTCGAAAAAGGCCAGAAGATCAAGCGCGAAGACATCACCCGCCGTCTCGTCGAGATCCTCTACGACCGCAACGACGTCGACTTCCGCCGCGGTACCTTCCGCGTCCGCGGCGACATCATCGAGGTCTACCCCACCTACGACGAGAACGCATATCGCATCGAGCTCTTCGGCGACGAGATCGACTCCCTCTCGCAGATCGACCCACTCTTCGGCACGGTAAAGCAGAAGTACTCTCGCCTGCCCATCTATCCCAAGTCCCACTATGTAGTCCAGCCCGAACGTAAGAAGGCCGCCTCCGACTCCATCCTCGCCGAGCTCTTCGAGTGGGAGGCGCAGCTTGAAAAAGAAGGCCGCCTCGTCGAGTCGCAGCGCATCCACCAGCGCACCCGCTTCGACCTCGAGATGATCAAGTCCGTCGGCTACTGCCACGGCATCGAGAACTACTCGCGTCACTTCTCCGGCCGTCTGCCGGGAGAGCCACCGCCGACCCTGCTCGACTATTTTCCGAGGGACTTCCTGCTGTTTATAGACGAGTCCCACGTCACCGTCCCGCAGCTTCACGGCATGTGGCACGGCGACCGCAGCCGCAAGCAGAACCTCGTAGACTACGGCTTCCGTCTGCCCAGCGCCATGGATAACCGCCCGCTCAAGTTTGAAGAGTTCGAGGGCCGCACCGGACAGATCATCTATGTCTCGGCCACGCCCGGCCCCTACGAACTCACCAAGGCCGCAGGCGTAGTCGTGGAACAGATCATCCGTCCGACCGGCCTGGTCGACCCACCGGTCGAAATTCGCCCGGTCAAAGGACAGATCGATGACCTGCTCGCAGAGATTCGCGACCGCGTCAGCAAAGATCAGCGCGTCCTTGTCACCACTCTTACCAAGCGCATGTCTGAGGACTTAGCCAACTACTACACCGAAGTCGGCGTGCGCTGCCGCTACATGCACTCAGAGATCGAGACCCTAGAGCGCATCAAACTCCTACGCGATCTTCGCAAGGGCGAGTACGACGTTCTCATCGGCATCAACCTTCTCCGCGAAGGCCTTGACCTTCCCGAAGTCTCGCTGGTGGCTATTCTAGACGCCGACAAAGAAGGCTTCCTTCGCTCGCAAGGCTCACTCATCCAAACCATCGGTCGCGCCGCCCGCCACCTCGAAGGCCGCGCCATCCTCTACGCCGACAAGATGACCGACTCCATGCAGCGCGCCATCAACGAGACCGACCGCCGCCGCGAAAAGCAGGTCGCCTACAACGAGGAGAACGGCATCACGCCGATGTCTGTCATCCGCCCACTGGAGATGGGCCTCGCCGGCATCCTCAAAGCCGACTACGCCGACCTCACCGACGAAGCCGAAGGCATGCCTGACTTCGCTACCCAGCAGGAGCTCGATACTTACATCGGAAAGCTTGAATCAGACATGCGCGAAGCCGCCAAGAAGTTCGAGTTCGAAAAGGCCGCGAAGCTCCGCGATACGGTTAAGGAGCTACGCACGAAAGAATTCCTGTTTTCTTAA
- a CDS encoding DUF3300 domain-containing protein, whose protein sequence is MNKSALLLLLLTTSLEVSAVAQTVNQSGNQAPAPIVRQAPSEPDAQAPPPSYPASVPPPADQAPPPPPMAPQQLDGLVQRIALYPDPLLAQVLTASTFWYQIGDAAGWANQHAYLRGDALAQAIQADNLPWDPSVLALLPFPSVLDMMARDPQWTGNLGNAVLNQRPDVMDAVQRERRIARDYGYLATSPYYDVVDSGGYLEIQPLNPAYYYVPVYDPAIVFFAPRPGFVVAGAIHFGPAIVIGPSFGVFGWFGAGFGWGTHAIFIDHRPWVRTFANRGVYVHPYGRPIARPVGPRIESHPLRDDRHRR, encoded by the coding sequence ATGAATAAATCTGCATTGCTTCTACTGCTTCTTACAACATCGCTTGAAGTCTCCGCAGTTGCTCAAACCGTGAACCAGAGCGGGAATCAGGCTCCCGCGCCAATCGTTCGTCAGGCCCCGTCCGAGCCGGATGCCCAGGCTCCGCCGCCCAGCTACCCGGCCTCGGTGCCGCCGCCTGCCGACCAGGCACCGCCTCCCCCGCCAATGGCTCCGCAGCAGCTCGATGGGCTCGTTCAGCGCATCGCGCTCTACCCTGATCCGCTACTGGCCCAGGTCCTCACCGCGTCGACCTTCTGGTATCAGATCGGCGATGCAGCTGGCTGGGCAAACCAGCACGCCTATCTTCGCGGCGATGCGCTCGCCCAGGCCATCCAGGCGGACAACCTGCCATGGGATCCAAGCGTCCTCGCGCTCTTGCCTTTCCCGTCCGTACTCGACATGATGGCCCGCGACCCGCAATGGACGGGCAATCTCGGGAACGCGGTTCTGAATCAGCGCCCGGACGTAATGGATGCGGTGCAGCGCGAACGCCGCATCGCCCGCGACTACGGCTATCTCGCGACGTCCCCCTATTACGATGTCGTGGACAGCGGCGGCTATCTTGAGATTCAGCCGCTCAACCCGGCGTACTACTACGTTCCGGTCTACGATCCAGCGATCGTGTTCTTTGCGCCACGGCCTGGCTTCGTGGTTGCCGGCGCGATACACTTCGGCCCCGCTATCGTCATCGGCCCGTCGTTCGGGGTATTCGGATGGTTCGGCGCTGGATTCGGCTGGGGCACGCATGCCATCTTCATCGACCACCGCCCGTGGGTTCGCACCTTTGCGAATCGCGGCGTCTACGTCCATCCTTATGGCCGGCCCATCGCACGGCCAGTCGGACCACGGATCGAATCTCACCCGCTGCGGGATGATCGGCATAGACGATAG
- a CDS encoding YdcF family protein, with amino-acid sequence MRLVRFFLALLLLAIAAVAINRAAIPNHNTAVTHFDTIIVLGYPANPDGTPSPDERERVLEAVRQYKAGIAPAIIMTGGAAHNRFVEAHVMAAFAISQGIPAEAITEERQAQNTIQNIFYSSEIMRSHQWHSAEVISSSAHLGRAAMILQAFPKSHPGLAFDWRTHPASWPAEYSLIRRAFTDSLEASRCLQIRIFGFPKSRFLPKG; translated from the coding sequence GTGAGACTCGTCCGGTTTTTCCTTGCTTTGCTGCTCCTCGCGATCGCCGCCGTGGCCATCAATCGCGCCGCAATCCCTAACCACAACACCGCCGTCACCCACTTCGACACGATCATCGTTCTTGGCTATCCCGCCAATCCGGACGGCACGCCCTCGCCCGACGAGCGCGAACGCGTCCTGGAGGCCGTTCGCCAGTACAAAGCCGGAATCGCGCCCGCGATCATCATGACCGGCGGCGCGGCCCACAATCGCTTTGTCGAAGCTCACGTCATGGCCGCTTTCGCGATCAGCCAAGGCATTCCGGCAGAGGCCATCACCGAAGAGCGCCAGGCACAAAATACCATCCAAAACATCTTCTACTCGTCAGAGATCATGCGGTCCCACCAGTGGCACTCCGCAGAAGTGATCAGCTCCTCCGCCCACCTCGGCCGAGCCGCCATGATCCTCCAGGCGTTCCCCAAATCTCATCCCGGCCTCGCCTTCGACTGGCGCACCCACCCTGCTTCCTGGCCTGCCGAATACAGCCTCATCCGCCGCGCCTTCACCGATTCGCTCGAAGCCTCGCGCTGCCTGCAGATCCGCATCTTCGGCTTCCCCAAGTCGCGCTTTCTCCCCAAGGGATAG